In Acanthopagrus latus isolate v.2019 chromosome 23, fAcaLat1.1, whole genome shotgun sequence, the genomic window ACTTTTTCTACACTattttccctcctccatctgcgTCCCTCATCATTTATGGGGCCTGTAACGAACCAGCCGTTGACTTCAGTTATTATTGATTGCTACAgttaaaacttttatttccaacaGAAGCAGGTAAAATGCTCTTGCCTTCTCCTCCGCTACTGAGGCATGACTCAAAAATTCTTCACAACTCAGTACTTGTAATTACTCACCCGTCAAAGTTCCCCCAGGCACTGAGTGTAAATTATGGGATAACTGCAACCCCTTCCCCACTGCTGCCCATTCAGCTGTAGCAAACTATCGCCATCAGATGTTATCCGTTACTCTCTGGACAAGACTTTCCACAAACAATTACAACGCTAAGTGGGTCCAACTTTTACATATGGCTGCCAAAGTTAAGTTAAAGTTTTCTGTGCCGTTAGCAGGTGCCGACTCTGTAAGCTAGTTTGCCGCTTTGCTCAATCAAGCCTTGAGGCTTTGAGTAGGGTCATTTCTACGGCATCTGGCTCCACTGGGTAACAGTTCTGCTATGTCTGAAATAGTTATCCGGATAATAAGGGTAACGTGTTGGCAGCGGAGCTTGAGCAAATGCCACGATTGCTTTTAGTTAcaggagaaggaaaaataagagaTCAGGGAATCTGTCCAAAGAGGCTGCAATTTCAAGGAGAAGGGGAAAGGAAAGTATgctgaaagagaaggaaaataaatgccATAGCTGTGGTCCGATGAGATGATACCGGACCTTACTTTGCCTCTCTAATGCACCCCTCAAAACTCTTGATCTCCTCTCCAAGCTGACATTTGAGGCGGacatttttttactgtataaAGAGAATGTTTCAtcaaaaagaaaggaaagagaagcGAATGGATTTTAAAATGAGAGACTGTTTAAGTTGGCAGCAGTTCTGATGCTACTGTAACATGTACTCGGCCTAACTTAATTTGGTGGCACTGACGTCTATTCACTCTattctattttctctttctttttccgtTTCTCAAACAAAGACACTATAAGAGCTTTGTGTATTTTCAAATAGTTGTATGAACACTATTTTCCATATTATGCTACCTAAGActattttcattgtcaattattctgctgattatttttgcGATTAACTGATTGAATGTTTTGTCtaaaaaatggaagaaagtgGTGAAACATTTCAATCAGCGCTTCCCAAAGCCCAaaatgacatcctcaaatgtcttgatTTATTCACAAGTGAAATATATTCAATTTACTGTCAAAAATaagtaaagaaaccagagattttttactttatttcagaAAATAGATGACATTGAAGCagtttacaagaaaaacaattaacatcTGCAGTACTTCACAGGATAAGAAAATGGTTCCAACACAGGAAAGAAAATTAGAGAAATAAAATATCCAAAGCAACTTCTGAGACTTTTCTGGTGAGACGGGCCACAACCTGAGGTACACAGTGAGAGAACAGAATGTTCTCTATGTGTGCGCTCCATCTGTGTTAAACTGTAAGTCACATACTTGGCTTCTCATTCAGGTATTTGTGCAGTGCAGACATCAACAACTGCACCATTTAAGGCCCTAAAATAAGCTCCCTCAGGCATTCAAGTCGACCAACATCTAGTACTTGAGGGTGTCATCCATCATAAACAAAAACACGCTATCCTCACTCATCATCAATACATTTGGATCGAGATATTAAACAAAGGTAAAGCAGGAAGCCAGGGAAttgagtgtatttgtaaaaatcAGGCCAGGGTGTCACCGCTCAAGGAGTACGACCAAAAAAAGTATTTCGTGACAGGACAGACCACTGTCTAAAGATGAGAAATGGTCAACAGATTGAGATGTTACCTCGTCCCCCAAGGCCATTTCACTCAACACAAGATgataaactgacacacagactCAGCAACTAGTTTCTTCAtctcccctctttcttctctcttttccctttttctttttgcccttTCAAGTACTGTGTTGATGCTGTAGCggtatgtttgttttgtcgGGCTTGGACTCTGGTGAAATGGGTCTATATCACAGGATGTTATCTTCCTGATGATCGACTCTCTTCAGCTTTTAACAGTTTTAGAGACATTTGCCTGGCAAGGAGCAGTCAAACTGCGTACTGACAACATAGAAAGTGTGTGTTATTTATATACCGTCTATAGTCAGGGAAGCAGCTCGGGGCTATCAGAGAAGCTCTTCTCCAAGTTTAGAATGCCACAAAGTAAATCATCCACTGATTTGTGGCCACATGCAGCATGGCAGACATACAGCCACATGAAGTTGACACGGTATGGTTATGTGAAACTGGAGAGGGCAGAGCAGTGTTTATGGTGAATCATTCAGAGGGCGTATGTGAAGATTTCCACTGTTTCAGAGACTCTGGAGAGAGATATATATTCactctgtttttactttgataCATCatctcagaaacaaaacaagttggACTTTTATATTGCTgctgtgtgtccgtgtgtttcATAAGCTATGGAGTCtctcataaacacagagaacaggGAACTGTGACCCTAATATAACCACAGAGTGTATTTGAATTACAGGAAATAGCAGTGAATAGCCACTTACAATACAAACACCAATACACGTGTTATCATATATACATACTATACACATGTTGGCATCTGTAGGATCATTACAGAAATAAGCAATGGTTTTGTCATGCCATAGTACTATCCTTTCTATTCTATTACACAGATCACTGCAGGGAGAATGTGGCACTCCTTTAGCCAGAAAAGTGTGGCATGATGCCACTATGTCAACTTTTTCCCCAGCTATAGCAGAAAAGCCTGATGTCACAGCTACAGCCCTATTGTTTGAGAGAACTTGTGACAAAAGACTGCCTTTGATCACTGGCTATGCATAGTTAAACCTTTGTTATTTCACTCCTTCAAACACATTAAAGAACCACATAGTAAATCAATAGCTGACCGTGGCTGTTTCAGAAACAAGACTatacaagaaaaagaaagtcaacATTGTGCTGTATATATCACACATTTATTGGTGCAAAAGCTGGATGTGCTCAAACTCAAACAGGGACCTCATAAAATTATCTGTACCACTTTTTACAATCTCTGGACAATCTGTCACCACTTGCTGTATGTTTAACTGAATGGTCATTGActcttcatttcttctcttgttttagGCTGagcctggagagagaaagagtctACACCATGAAGGTCTTTCTCACTCCACTGATGCCCTTTCTGCTCTTCCTCATCCTGCCTGATGGCACCTTGTCCAGTGACTGCCCAGAGGGTTGCTCCTGTTCCCCGCCACAATCCATCTTGTGTTACATGAGACGTTCCCCTACCATTCCCAAGGGAGTGTCTCCTTCCACAAAGAGCCTCTACCTCTTTTCCAATGGCATTGAGGAGTTGACAACTGAGGACTTTGAGGGTCTGGAGAACTTAGAAATGCTGGAcctcagtcaaaacaaattgACTGAACTTCCCGAGAGGGTGTTTGAACATTTGGCCTCTTTGAGAAACCTGGACTTGTCCTCCAACCAGATTACCCACATTTCAGAGGAATGCTTCCAGGGCATGGCACTGCTTGAGCGTCTTTATCTGTATAGCAATCTTATTGTGACCATTCACCCTGCAGCCTTTAATGGCTTGGAGAACCTGCTGGAACTCAAGCTGCAGGGAAACCAGTTAACATCTCTTCCTGCTCTTTCAATGCcccaactgctgctgctggacctcCGCTTTAATGTCTTACCCGACTTGGGTCCTTCAGATCTCCAGACCCCAAACCTGGAGTCACTCAAATTGGGTGGTGTTGGGCTCACCAGCCTAAATGAGGAGCTCATGGGTAGTCTCAAGAACCTCCATGAACTGGACATATCAGGGAACCAACTTGAATCCTTCCCCTCAGTGCTAAAGGAGACCCCAGGGCTGATTCACCTTAGCCTTGCTGGCAACCCAATGGGTCCTCTCAAGGTTCAGGACCTTCAGAACCTTGGAGAGCTGCAGGAGTTGGATATCAGCAGCCTCAGTCTGCAGGGCCTTCCTGAAGAGTTTTCCCAGCTCCTACCCCACCTCAGAAAGCTCACAGTAGCAGAGAACCCTTTCAACTGCCTCTGCACCTTAGCGTGGTTCCCTAGATGGCTGAGAGCCCAAAGCATCACCCTGGAAAGAACAGAGGAGACCCGCTGCCATTTCCCACCGAGCAATGCTGGAAAGGTATTGGAACGACTGGAGCACAGGGATTTTGGCTGTCCTACCACAACTACAGTCACCACTACTACTTTGAAAACTACTACTACCCTGCCTGTCCCTGTCACGACCGTCCCAAGTACTACTAGAGCTATTCCAGTCCAGAGGGACAGCGACAACCCCCCATACAAAGATGAGGACTCTGCCCTGCTGCCTGTCCCTGCATCCCCCAGTAGCACCAGCATAGATCGCATTGTGGACCATTTCTGTCCCCCTCACACCTGTCTGAATGGTGGTACTTGTCGTTTGGACCAGGATGGTCAGGTAGAGTGTACCTGCCCACATGGCACATCTGGCATGTATTGTGAAACCCAAAAGCATCACCTGCCTTCACCACCTGAAGCTGAAATCCCCATGGCAACTGTCTCTGTAGACACACCAGACATCAGCTCACATCAAGCAACCGCAACTTCAATCCTGCTGGACCTGCACCGATACATTGAAATGCGGCCTTACATCCGTGGAATACGCCTAACCTACCGCAACCTCTCTGGGCCAGACCGCAGGCCAATTCAACTCAGCCTGCCATCTTCCTTTCCAGAGTACAGACTCAGAGGCCTGAAGCCCAACTCCACCTATGCCGTGTGTGCCAGTCCACTAGGTGCCCCTAGCGGCATGGACAGTGTCTGCACTGAGGcccagacagcagctgaaagcATCAGAGGCCCTGATGCACAGTTTGATGACCAGAAACTGACCACAATGCTGGTGCCTGCTATCGCCATATTGCTGCTTCTGGTCCTGATAGCAATAGTGGTGGGAGTGGTATGCTATCTTCGCAGGAAGAGGGCCAAGGGCCACATGGACCTAGAATGTGAGCCCTCACAGCTAGAGTTGGACGGAGTTAAGGCTGGCTTAGACAATGGGGCACTGCCTCAAAAACAGCCTCAACTCATCCCTGAACCTGCTGTTCAGAATGGCAATCTGGAGTATGAGGTGTTGCTACTACAGGATCACTGTACATCAAATAACAATACATCCACACACAAGCCTTCGTACTTTTGACACCTGGCTTGGACTACACAAACTTTTCCTCTCTGGTGAAATGCAGAGAGCAGCAACTGCTGTTGTGAGAAAGGAAGACATCGTATTAGCCAGCCAACCAGCAAAGGGGAAACTGGACATGTATTTAACTAAATGCTCCCCCGCTGTCTAAGGAGACATTAAACAAGTTCAAGAACATTCAAAAGCATTGACATTGCCCCTCCTCAATTAACTTGCTGCTCCTGCTTCAGTAATATTTCCTCACTGACATTGCTGGAATGGCCACCTATTAGCCCCTATGCTGTGATGCTGAGACTGAAGCTGAGCTGTCACTGGCTGAAACTATGGGTTAAGGGACACAGTGACCTCATGCCCTCCTTTATCTGTTCATAAAGGGGAGTGCACTGAAGTGGGGTTACACtgccttccctcctctcttcacaACAGCTCATCTAAACACTATTGTCAAGTGTTTTTGCTGCATGTTGTAACTCCTCAGTACTAGCCCAAAGGGATCAGTGCTTGCTGTGAATGACCATTAAGGCACCAAATGAAGTTATGTAGAGAAAATAGCTGATGCTTGTATTGCTTTATTTGGCTCTAAAactcttgtgatttttttgtatgtatgttttttttatacttttgtctgttatttttttattgtgcaaCATTGTGACTTTTAACAGCCCTCTAtaccctcctccccccacctcttGTGACtaacagacaaaacagcagattaAAATCTTTGAAGATTAAAACTCGTTTGGTACCAGCAAAGTCAATCAAAGGGCTTTGCCCCCAGAATGTCAGACAGTCTAAGTAGATGTGAGTCTGGACAGACTCAAGACTAAATCCCCCTTCTCGATTCTGAAGCCCTCAGCCTGCTTTACCATCACAAAGGGAGAAGGTAAGCAGGATTACAAAAGGtacagagggaagcagtttaCTGAAGCTCTTCTGTTTCAGTGCTACATTGAGTTACAACCAGGCTGAAGCTTGCCAAATTGCAGTAAGCACTCACATGACTACACCACAGCTAAAGAGAACTTCagagattttatttattatttatactCCCTGCAAGGGAAACTCTGTTTTATCCCTCAACCACAGTTCACATACAACATACCACTTGGCCTGGCCCACAATAAGCAAAGCAAATAGTGGTTGTGTATTGTGTTTCCGCTGAGTAAAAATAGCCTGCTCAGTGCACTCCTGTACACAATTTCTACTTGGAACTTCGGGTGCCAGTTTTGCTCACTTGCACCTAACGAGACTATTGAAAGGCTGGACGCGCAGCTCAGCAAACTTCACAGTGTTAATACTGTTGTACGCAGGATGACGAGACTTGTAACTGTAGGGTTTCTATTGCAGACACAGCGTTCTCAGATCTAAATCTGTGAATACAGAGGAAAGGACTGAAaagtacctgtgtgtgtgtgtgtgtgtgtgtgtgtgtgcgcacgcgtgtcAACTTCAGTGATAATGCAAGTACATGTTCAGTCTTGTGCAAAGACCTGCAGACATCAAGTTACTATCAGTTACCCCCTCTTTGTGCCCACATGCCTTTGCATTACATTAAGCCCCAAACAACTCAAACACACCAAAGACACATCTGTGAATGTCTGTAAAGTTACCTGTGTACAGTATTCCCAGTGCACAATTaccagatacacacacacacacacacacacacacacacacacacacacacacacacacaaaacaatcaaGCAATGCAACTGGAATatttgtctgtaaaataaaatacattgaaGATAACCAAAAGTATTTTCAATGTGATTGTTAATATTTCCCTGTTTATTTTGGGAAgctcttttttgtcatttgatgcttttttatatataattctGTGAACTTATTTGTACAAATGGAAAAGTGATACTATCATTAAATGATTATccgaaaataaaaacaaggccAAGCTGTCTTCTTTGTAGTTTCAACCTTTTGCTTGTAAGAGGAAGGATTTGATTGACAAGCAAAGGGTGGATTATGTTTGCCATCAACTTCCCTCTCTTTTAGGCCATCACTCAACGGGCTGAGGGGAGAGATCACAGGAGGGGGAGTCCAGGAAAGAGTAAGAGAGGGGAACAAAGGTAGAACAAAGGTAGAAGAACAGTTACTGTTAGCTTCTATTTGGTCTTACAATTGGATACATTGGAATTTTGACCTGATCTGACCGGATCATCATGTTACTTAGACTTCCTTATTAAGGAAACAGAAATGTCATGGTCATCCATCTATTATAGTGGACCTATTGAAAGTCAGAAAGATTAGCCTATACTATGGTTTAAATGCGTCAAATCATTCAGGCGCCTCGCATGATTTCCAGGATGACGTGATGGATTGCAAAGTATCTCAGTGTtctacaaaaacatttcatttttttttttttgctgcttacAGTGCACCACCACCAAAATGTTTACAAGTATGtctaatgtgtgttttgagtgggTGAGAGGCCTTGGAGTTCTTCCTTAACAGCAGTGAGCCGGAGGCAAAGTGGAAATAAAGATTATGATTGAAAACAGTCAGGTTAAGGTTGTAAGTAGATTTAACCACTGTGAATGACTCACTGGTCTAAACCTAATGGGTGAGCATTGTTTGTAAACCCACACAATAAACAGGCTGACCACCCATGTGTTTTATAGGTAGGATGCTGGAAGGGGATTGatgcagcatgcacacacacacacatgcccacaccTACAAACAAAATGCGCAAACATACTGGCCCAAAGCCGGGAGCTGTTGTGCAAGGTCCCACgctaacaacacaaacatataaaacagCACCACTCCTGTCATGCAGGGCCTATTACCTTTATTTGCTCATAGGGAGCAAACTTCCTAGTTAAATAACAGGAGAAACATACACTGCCTGAAGGTCAATAGACTCTAATTTCTTTGTCCTTCCTCCTGTTTTAACCTCCATGTGTCCTGACTTTTTGAATGTTCATTAACCGGATATATGCACATTTTTCAAGTCGTAAAGCCCGTTTTTAAGCCAAACACAAATGGCAAGCTGGAGAGCACAATAGATGGGGCTTAATTGCAAGCATATGTGTGTATAATGGAGGGACTCCAGGTAAAAGGACGGATAGGATACAAAGATGATGTCAGATAAGCATAATGCCTGCAGCTGAAAGAATGCATGCATGTTTCTGTCCTGCTTTCTATTCAGGCATCTGCAAATAGTTCATGTATGTGGATAAGACACggggaggaggaacagagggcGAGTGTGCGccttattttttctcctttctttccgTAAAACAgtccttcttttcttcccctggCTTTAAGAGAAACCTGGTCCCTGGATGGGAGCCAACTTTAACACTCACACTCAGCCTGCGCTGCTCAATGGCCCCTATTGTAGTTTCAAGGGAGCCTTTTCACAATTATCAACCAAAAaaacggagagagaaaaaaaattccacatGGAATTACTTCTGAGTAAATATTATTTTGctcccttccttctcctctctcctttcggttttcctctcactctctctattttttgtttctaattTGTTTCCAAATTCAGGGCTGCGAAAAGGCAGCCAAGGACAACGTGCTAAAACACTGTGTCATGTGGCTGCAAGTGGCGTTTGCATTTCCTCTGCACAACTCAAATCGTTTACACAAatggcttttttctttctttttgtgcctctctgtttttcatCGTACAAATAGCCCTACTGTGCACGCGGCACGGCTGACCTCCCACTAACCTCAAACCATATCTCCAGCCACGGCCAAGAGCATTTACGGTCAGCAGTTTAGGGGCATGAAATtaactccacaaaaaaaaaaatcaaaagctgaAGCATTCATGAACTGTAAATAAAAGATGGCATACAGATAAGTGAATGATGTCTTTCATGATAGATAAAAACTGCCAACTGTcttatttaatctattttttccCAAACGCAGATCATAATAACTTCCATCAAGGATATGTTTTTGCCCATGTCCAATTGTTGGTTTGTGAAgtggattacacaaaaactacttacCATATTTCCAAGAAACTTGGATTGAGGATTgttcttggcccagaatagaccccattaccTTTTGGTACAGATCCAGgacttttttctcactttctccaCATTTGACAGATTGCccattttacaattttttttgctAATGTCTCAGGAAATAATGATCTTGATGAAGGTGTGTTTTGGTGGatggtatctatgagtgagtgcaaTTTGATGCAGGTCCCAATACACTTCTAgaagatttaaatatattttattttacattagaTTTGGCCTAGCTCAATTAAAGGCCTTAGCGGAGGTACGCGTTCTAATGTATTCTAGTTTTTAATCTTCATTCTTGAGCAgcatttctgtttcagtgatGCTGCTACATGCTAACCAACAGGCGGCTATGACTTTATATAAAAGGATTGTAGCAACAGAGAGTAAAAgagttgagagagagaaaagaaaagaaaagctgagtAGAGAAAACACACCACCACTTTGTTTTTGGAACCTGGTTCTCTGGCTCCGGTTTCTGGCCCTCTGCTCGTTTCCCTACACTCCACTTCTCCTGCCCCACATCCCACCTTCCCTCCCTCTAAATCTTTCTGAAGTACTAATAACAGATGAAGGGTGGTGTGCCACCGGTTCCTCTCATGCCATACAGCTGCCAGTCGGTGCCAGTGGATGGCCTAGATGCTGCcatggccaaaaaaaaaagcaagtgaGGGGAAAGATGAGaagtgagagagaaggaaaaacaggaaaagaaagcaagaagaagaatttgACTTTGGTTAGTTCTTGGCAACATGCTTTAGGAGGCACACATGCAATTCATTTCACGTGCTGTTTGGAAGATTATtagatataaaaacaaatagcatGATTTCCCCGGAGTAGATATTTTCTTTCACCCTGGGCTtgtcatttgtgtctttttgagtcagtgtctctcctctcaGTAGAATGTACACTGACCCTCTTCATCATCTCATACTGGAAATGGACAATGCAAGCTGGCAGGTAAGAAATGTGAAATAGGAGTGTGTCAGGGTTATAAATCTGTGTCAATATAGGTCTATTCTGAGCCAGCCTGTGGCTGAAGCAAAAAAGGCAAGAGCCTGAAGCCACGTCTTCACATCGCTTCATACAAAAAGTCCACTATGTTTAGTTCGCTATGATACAAGACATATTTAAGAACTAGAACCAGAAAATTAGTTGTGGAAACTTCTCAATTATCTGATTGAAATGCAGACGTAGAAGACTCTGCATCAATGCAGAGACAGAGCGTAATCGAGAACTCGCAGCTTATTTTGAGTGTTGATTTTCCAGCCATGGTTCGACAAAAAAAGTACATTGCCACAAGGCTCTTATGCTTTGAATTGTGGGAGGATATTGGGGTAAAGTTACTTACGATGGGAGCCATGTTGGAGGGAGTGGACACATCTGTGTGTAAAATCTGAATCGCAACACTCACTAACCACGTCAGCAGTTTTTCACCAGAAGTTTCATCTGAAGTCATAAAGAATACAGTGGGCCCAGGTCATCAGCCAAGAACTGAGGAGGCACTGTCCAACTCTGACAAAGGTGTGTGGAGCACACTCATGTCTCTGATGTTTTCCTCCCTCAATAAGTGCTCCGTCTTAAAGCTGctatgtgaaaataatcattttgtaGATTACATCACGTGTAATGTACTGCAAatggttttatgttttatttatgtaaagtttatttctgtttcactcATGCAGCTCCAAGTCTTTCATTGACAGGTCTCATAGGTCACACTTCAAAGGTAATTAAGATTTTAAGGCTGAATCTGgtcttgtttttccagcagtAGAAAgaaatttgagtttttttgtgttgaaagGGCTCAAAGCACAATAAAATTTAGGAAAAGAGAAATGATTCAGCCAATGCTGTTAGATAAGGAGGAGCGGATGGAAAGAATTAGACGACATTAATGATGTGGAGCTATGATGAAATGTGAGGGGTGGAGGGGATGCTGTCACTGGCTGAGTCCAAGCAGGGCCACATGCACTGAAAAAGCTTATCCGCCCGTGGAAGTGAACAGATGAGAGGTACTGAGGGGGGCAGCAGTGGAGGTGGTtagtgtgcatatgtgtgtgagtgtgcttcTCATTTCAAAGGAATTGACAGTGGGTGGGGGAATTTTATTTatccagaaaaacaaaagcaaacgaGTAATGTGATAGGttaaagaggaggagatgaggcgGTAGTGGACGGAGAGGAGGCCGCTCAGGGTGAAAATGGTCCAGGTGGGGGTAAAACACTCGCACATATTGTTAAAAACCGACAATCAAGCATGTTAGAAGAGTGAATCAAATAAGCTCCTGAAGACTGGCAGATGAAGCTTTCAGCTCAAGTGTGAAAAGATTGTTTAAAACTAATCAGATCCAGTCACTCTGGAGGACGTGATTTCTTGGCCCGTTGTTGAAGAATTAAACTTCTAAATTAAATTCTCCTGAGGTCAACGACGGATTCTCAGCCAAAAAGGAGCGACAGTGATCAACAACCACTGAGCCTCTCCAGGATGAGAGCGCAGAGGTCTGGATGTCAGCTAGCCCCGAGCAAGGTTGCTTACCTCGCATGGCCTCTGAAAGTAACCAGCTGTGACGAGAGGTGATGAAGGTCTGAGCAGCTGTTCGTGGACAACATCAGAGGCAAGTGAGGAGCCCAATTTTAAAACTATGAGGCGAATTCCAGCGATTGTCACCAACAGTTGTCACACGAGCATCTGCCAAACCCCACAATTCATATGAAGCTTTCTTGTTTGTCCCAAAACCTCAATGTTTCTGACCAAAACCGTCTTCAGACAAGAGGaacattaaaacatgacaaGTGACTGTAACTAGGAGCTGTCATCGTTTCTGGGTTTCCTAAAAATCCTCCTCTGGttacagttcttttttttcaatgcatcttttaacatgtctgtgtttggaATTTAAAGCAAAGTTTTGAAATGTTACAAAAGAGGGGGCATGTTTTCTCCAACTGGTGTTCATCCATATAGGATGTGTTACATATGGCTGTAATGAAAGAGTGTAAGTAGCAAAGGTAAAGCCAATAAACCTCAAAGAAGAATACAAAACCAGTAGTCTTGGCCATCTATGAAAGGAAAATGGATAGAGGTCAACAGCGGAAATGGCTTCCTCGGCTGATCAGCTAAATGTGAGTTAAATTTACCAGACAAAGCAgggcatgttttttgttgttggataAATTGCAGAAAATCAATTATTTCATCTCCAGCACAGCTTCTGCTGGTCCAGCAGAAGAAACGTACAGTATTAACTCAAAGACTTGCACTTCAAATAAAGGTAAACAGTGGGATCTATGGCTGTTTGTGATAtgccaggaaaaaaaggaacGCAGAACTGATTCAAGGTCGGGTAAGCAGTGTTGAGTCTGGCGCGCAGTTAAGGCATCGCTTCCTGTAAATCCCTTTAACTGCAGCAGCTCCCCACTGCTGTATAATTGCA contains:
- the vasnb gene encoding vasorin b isoform X1: MRIQAACVSGFNALIEIERELKLTKKWRKSRGGDFFTGLSLERERVYTMKVFLTPLMPFLLFLILPDGTLSSDCPEGCSCSPPQSILCYMRRSPTIPKGVSPSTKSLYLFSNGIEELTTEDFEGLENLEMLDLSQNKLTELPERVFEHLASLRNLDLSSNQITHISEECFQGMALLERLYLYSNLIVTIHPAAFNGLENLLELKLQGNQLTSLPALSMPQLLLLDLRFNVLPDLGPSDLQTPNLESLKLGGVGLTSLNEELMGSLKNLHELDISGNQLESFPSVLKETPGLIHLSLAGNPMGPLKVQDLQNLGELQELDISSLSLQGLPEEFSQLLPHLRKLTVAENPFNCLCTLAWFPRWLRAQSITLERTEETRCHFPPSNAGKVLERLEHRDFGCPTTTTVTTTTLKTTTTLPVPVTTVPSTTRAIPVQRDSDNPPYKDEDSALLPVPASPSSTSIDRIVDHFCPPHTCLNGGTCRLDQDGQVECTCPHGTSGMYCETQKHHLPSPPEAEIPMATVSVDTPDISSHQATATSILLDLHRYIEMRPYIRGIRLTYRNLSGPDRRPIQLSLPSSFPEYRLRGLKPNSTYAVCASPLGAPSGMDSVCTEAQTAAESIRGPDAQFDDQKLTTMLVPAIAILLLLVLIAIVVGVVCYLRRKRAKGHMDLECEPSQLELDGVKAGLDNGALPQKQPQLIPEPAVQNGNLEYEVLLLQDHCTSNNNTSTHKPSYF
- the vasnb gene encoding vasorin b isoform X2 is translated as MKVFLTPLMPFLLFLILPDGTLSSDCPEGCSCSPPQSILCYMRRSPTIPKGVSPSTKSLYLFSNGIEELTTEDFEGLENLEMLDLSQNKLTELPERVFEHLASLRNLDLSSNQITHISEECFQGMALLERLYLYSNLIVTIHPAAFNGLENLLELKLQGNQLTSLPALSMPQLLLLDLRFNVLPDLGPSDLQTPNLESLKLGGVGLTSLNEELMGSLKNLHELDISGNQLESFPSVLKETPGLIHLSLAGNPMGPLKVQDLQNLGELQELDISSLSLQGLPEEFSQLLPHLRKLTVAENPFNCLCTLAWFPRWLRAQSITLERTEETRCHFPPSNAGKVLERLEHRDFGCPTTTTVTTTTLKTTTTLPVPVTTVPSTTRAIPVQRDSDNPPYKDEDSALLPVPASPSSTSIDRIVDHFCPPHTCLNGGTCRLDQDGQVECTCPHGTSGMYCETQKHHLPSPPEAEIPMATVSVDTPDISSHQATATSILLDLHRYIEMRPYIRGIRLTYRNLSGPDRRPIQLSLPSSFPEYRLRGLKPNSTYAVCASPLGAPSGMDSVCTEAQTAAESIRGPDAQFDDQKLTTMLVPAIAILLLLVLIAIVVGVVCYLRRKRAKGHMDLECEPSQLELDGVKAGLDNGALPQKQPQLIPEPAVQNGNLEYEVLLLQDHCTSNNNTSTHKPSYF